AGCAGCCTGTGGGGATCAGAAAGCCTGCGGCCTGGGCTGCCACCAGCCAGTCACAACCGGCGTTGCAGCTGCTGGTGTGGCCGTTGGGCCAGTGGATGCTGACGGCGGAAGCGGCCATTTAGGGGCTCAGCAGGGGTTCGAGGTTCACGTGGGCCTCAAAGGCATCGGCGAGTCGCTCTAGCAGGGCGTCTCGCTGCCGGCTGTGGTGGGGCGGGTTCTCCGGCAGGTCAGCCAGGCCGCGACGCTGGCGAAGTTGGTTGAGCCAGCGGCGCCGCCAGGGCCCGCTTTCGAATACCCCATGCAGGTAGGTGCCAGCCACCAGGCCGCCCGCTTCGCCAAAGTTGCACCAATGGCCTAGGTCGGGATCGGTGGCGAGGGGGTGCAGGGGGCCGGCAGTTTCGATGGGGCTGCTGAGGCCGCGATGCAGCTCGAATCCCTCCAGGCTCAAGCCCTCGCCGGGCCAGCGGGCCATGCTTTGGCGCTGGCGCAAGGCCTTGCGGCCGCCGAAGCGGGTGCGTAGCGGCAACAGATTCAGGCCTGCCACCACTTCCTCGGCGGCGCAAGCGCCGCCCTCAAGCCCCTGGGGATCCAGTAGCTCCCGGCCCAGTAGCTGAAGGCCGCCGCAAATACCAAACACTTGTCCCCCGCCGGCGACGTAGCTGCGCAGCTCCTGCCCCAGCCCAGCTCGCTGCAGGGACGCCAGATCCCGCAGGGTCTGCTTGCTGCCCGGCACGATCACCGCATCGGGACTCCCCAACGGCTCCCCCGGCGGCAGCCAGCGCAGCTGGACGCTGGGTTCGGCCTCGAGGGGATCGAGGTCGGAGAAATTGCTCAGTGATGGCAGGCGCAGCACGGCAATCTCCAGCTCGGCGCCGCTTTTGCGGCCGCGGCGCTCCAGCAGATCGAGGGAGTCTTCTGGCGGAAATAGCTCGTCGAGCCAGGGCATCACCCCCAGCACGGGGATGCCGGTGTGGGCCTCCAACCAGCGGCGCCCTTCGTCAAATAGCTCACGCCTGCCGCGGAAGCGGTTGATCAGCAGGCCGCGGATTAGGGGCCGCTCCACCGGCCGCAGCAGCGCCAAGGTGCCCACCAGTTGGGCAAACACGCCACCGCGCTCGATGTCGGCCACAAGGATGCAACGGG
This is a stretch of genomic DNA from Cyanobium sp. Tous-M-B4. It encodes these proteins:
- a CDS encoding cobyric acid synthase — translated: MVLGTSSGAGKSLMTAALCRVLRRRGETPLPFKGQNMSNNAWVDQEGGEMAYSQALQAWAAGLEPHHSMNPVLLKPQGDSTSELIHLGQSVGLARAEHYYRDWFRPGWASIRAGLSELQSAHPGGRLVLEGAGSPVEVNLQSRDLTNLRLAQFLRARCILVADIERGGVFAQLVGTLALLRPVERPLIRGLLINRFRGRRELFDEGRRWLEAHTGIPVLGVMPWLDELFPPEDSLDLLERRGRKSGAELEIAVLRLPSLSNFSDLDPLEAEPSVQLRWLPPGEPLGSPDAVIVPGSKQTLRDLASLQRAGLGQELRSYVAGGGQVFGICGGLQLLGRELLDPQGLEGGACAAEEVVAGLNLLPLRTRFGGRKALRQRQSMARWPGEGLSLEGFELHRGLSSPIETAGPLHPLATDPDLGHWCNFGEAGGLVAGTYLHGVFESGPWRRRWLNQLRQRRGLADLPENPPHHSRQRDALLERLADAFEAHVNLEPLLSP